One part of the Plasmodium yoelii strain 17X genome assembly, chromosome: 13 genome encodes these proteins:
- a CDS encoding polyprenol reductase, putative, producing the protein MKNTVSSLTHSHLKQITPLKVICILYYVIGIFILLISFFSKTITNWSLHGKNMFIKLEQNEEKRSCMFHRLKKWVDNIIISKKYFSHFYFLGLIINSAILLQDINEASRNNYNAYEHISKTNIMFEIHLLRRLLEQIFVVKTTSKSVMHILSYFLGISFYLVTPFSLHNNNIHKITVVKFLSIIIFIFGNLIQYDSHVRLAKLRSKALKNNELPYKVPYGGLFDFVSCPHYFSEILIYFSFFLSNLDMICLLNCLMVLLVLIKNGIQTHRWYLKTMQDTYPKQRRIIFPFLF; encoded by the exons ATGAAAAACACTGTATCTTCTTTAACACATAGTCACTTAAAACAAATAACTCCCCTTAAagttatatgcatattatattatgtcataggaatatttattttacttatatcatttttttcgaaaACAATAACTAATTGGTCTTTACatggaaaaaatatgtttataaagttagaacaaaatgaagaaaagCGCAGTTGTATGTTTCatagattaaaaaaatgggtcgataatattataatctccaaaaaatatttctctcacttttattttcttGGTTTGATAATAAACTCAGCTATATTACTACAA gATATTAATGAGGCATCTCGGAATAATTACAATg CATATGAACATATAtctaaaacaaatattatgtTTGAAATACATTTGTTAAGAAGattattagaacaaataTTTGTGGTGAAAACTACTTCTAAATCTgttatgcatattttatcatatttccTAGGAATAAG CTTCTACTTAGTCACCCCCTTTTCTTTGCACAACAACAATATACACAAAATTACAGTAGTAAAGTTTCTTtctattataatattcatttttggaAATTTAATTCAa TACGATTCTCACGTTCGTTTGGCCAAATTACGATCAAAAG CcctaaaaaataatgaactTCCATATAAAGTTCCATATGGTGGGCTTTTTGATTTTGTTAGTTGCCCTCATTATTTTAGTGAAATTTTGATATACTTTTCATTTTTCCTATCAAATTTAGATATGATATG TCTTTTGAATTGTCTCATGGTTTTATTagttttaattaaaaatg GAATACAGACACATAGGTGGTATCTGAAAACTATGCAAGACACATATCCCAA ACAAAGAAGAATTATATTCCCTTTTCTCTTTTAA
- a CDS encoding AP2 domain transcription factor, putative — protein MDHDNKFTSNNSSELYVDKNKIIEQNNIAENNNTSNHGIVYKCHNLLIENNSDNYHKNYKTYLYNQNFKEIELNNHSTENNDKCVQNRDDIRYNNKKLNKPNCITKTYILNNLNDVINGKKNCQTSIFKEEIKKEKMENNFSYNNQENNYENTNISLYNLDNKGVNARSNEASLTTLCSTEYIGNKNIEQNYISSSDNKQNLNSSDNINMLNSTNNDLNCLYSYESTLKDYEKDYGPNTDIESEEDILVQLHIDMEKKERHKNIKKKYWENNQSDIIDDKINNIYSDSRNNTNTTNKNYAHSQNKQMEYTCEAYAENNMNLKYEKEGDEGNIHSEQNNSTNIQALGFHKDDKNMFFHFFNDYNKDCTNDSKRKKYAYMKEFVQNQINFYDFLLEIHKNVPLWGEYESNFFFHWKKIMEIRIEELKIYKLIFRPLYVESVKFLHFHILKIIIDELDELRKVHEPQYKKFIFSESYIKNYESNFYKTSNINPSMNEYIQPHHMKNIEKSMDVKKFIKSLDILQNSKQQPYIVQAIEIPSHIFNMYQNNLKDEINFSFFNSEHENNITIEEINMPDKKQYFQKNTELKKKTEQSDGLFKIKSEHFDNQQIEDNPELSINFYTNTKLVRGEENEIKFTPQNTKKVSSKKKENYKIKKLNASINPKPKKRTGYYDLEIDGVVASFEARKGVYYDKSRKLWRANWKENGKIQTKGFSVNEYKSVQLARQKAIEWREMKEVQLLL, from the exons ATGGATcatgataataaatttacaaGTAATAATTCCTCTGAATTATATGtagacaaaaataaaattattgaacaaaataatatagctgaaaataataacacaAGTAATCATGGGATAGTATATAAATgtcataatttattaattgaaaataattcagATAATTAtcacaaaaattataaaacatatttatacaatCAAAATTTTAAAGAAATTGAGCTTAATAATCATAGCACTGAAAACAATGATAAGTGTGTCCAAAATAGGGATGATAtaagatataataataaaaaattgaacaAGCCTAATTGTATCACAAAAACTTATATACTTAATAATCTCAATGATGTAATAAATGGTAAGAAAAATTGTCAAACTTCTATTTTTAAGGAGGAaattaaaaaggaaaaaatggaaaataattttagttACAATAACcaagaaaataattatgaaaatacgAATATATCCTTATATAATTTAGACAATAAAGGAGTAAATGCGCGTTCGAATGAAGCGAGTTTGACTACTTTATGTAGTACTGAATATattggaaataaaaatatcgaacaaaattatatttcttccagtgataataaacaaaatttaaatagtagtgataatataaatatgctaAACAGTACTAATAACGATTTAAATTGCTTATATTCTTATGAAAGTACATTAAAAGATTATGAAAAAGATTATGGGCCTAATACTGATATCGAAAGCGAAGAAGATATACTAGTACAGTTACACATAgatatggaaaaaaaagaaagacataaaaatataaagaaaaaatattggGAAAACAATCAAAGTGATATTATAGacgataaaataaataatatatatagcgATAGTagaaataatacaaatacaactaataaaaattatgctcattcacaaaataaacaaatggAATATACATGTGAAGCTTATgcagaaaataatatgaacctaaaatatgaaaaggaaGGCGACGAAGGGAATATCCATAGTGAGCAAAATAATAGTACAAACATACAAGCATTGGGATTTCACaaagatgataaaaatatgttttttcacttttttaatGACTATAATAAAGATTGTACAAATGATAGTAAGAGAAagaaatatgcatatatgaaAGAGTTTGTGCAAAatcaaattaatttttacgATTTTTTATTAGAGATCCATAAAAATGTACCATTATGGGGAGAATATgaatcaaattttttttttcattggAAAAAGATAATGGAAATACGTATTGAAgagttaaaaatatataaattaatatttagaCCATTATATGTTGAATCTGTtaaatttttacattttcatatcttaaaaataattattgatGAACTTGATGAACTAAGAAAAGTGCATGAAccacaatataaaaaatttatattttcagaaagttatataaaaaattatgaatcaAACTTTTATAAAACATCAAATATTAATCCGAGTATGAATGAATATATACAACCACATCATATGAAGAACATTGAAAAATCTATGGatgttaaaaaatttattaaatcatTAGACATATTACAAAACTCAAAACAACAACCATATATAGTTCAGGCTATCGAAATTCCttcacatatttttaatatgtatCAGAACAATCTTAAAGATGAAAtcaatttttctttttttaattctgaACATGAAAATAACATAACTATAGAGGAAATTAATATGCCtgataaaaaacaatattttcaaaaaaatacagagttaaagaaaaaaacagaACAATCTGATGGATTATTTAAAATCAAATCAGAACATTTCGATAATCAACAAATTGAGGATAATCCAGAACTTAGTATCAATTTTTATACCAACACCAAACTTGTACGAggtgaagaaaatgaaatcaAATTTACCCCCCAAAATACCAAAAAGGTGTCTTCaaagaaaaaggaaaattataaaataaaaaaattaaatgcttCCATAAATCCAAAACCAAAGAAAAGAACAGGATACTATGATCTTGAGATTGATGGTGTTGTTGCATCATTTGAAGCTAGAAAAGGGGTTTATTATGACAAATCAAGGAAGCTATGGAGAGCTAATTGGAaggaaaatggaaaaatacaAACAAAGGGTTTCTCTGTAAATg AGTATAAATCCGTTCAACTAGCTAGACAAAAAGCAATTGAATGGAGGGAAATGAAAGAAGTTCAACTTTTATTATGA
- a CDS encoding serine hydroxymethyltransferase, putative codes for MKIVKELSKKGKIKWRRFISSQSLQNYNSLKNVDEDNYNILSTYKNKSYLNLSICNNVIPKYVHDCLVNNLNKNATLNLEHLKIIEDRALAAFNLENKYWGCVFNTSSHTEYTNSMDEYFLLKLFKNFVNYQSKIMIITFTLLGKELQEKNNKEESRMDKNILDEFYNILYIKNNDKINYMEIKNQCEQFNPDLIYIDETNNPYNFNYEFITTLRNIKRKINNNVYNGKSGVEDKNNTLVITNISNKASFIIGNFISSPFSQADIVFSYLNENIRANNCYIIFYRKGFKNISTQGKLICYEYEDNLKKTYFQNNVNNIICSLSTSFKCIQNCEFKEYIYQINKNINILFLYLNKKYFNIHFDQNNNFLNTACSNSLFNIQEYHIFCKKLNIFFDIININKSTYVQKSFNIGTNYLTALGMEEHDMKYVSEFINQSILLYLYTKQKSANSNLTFLEYLESSFISSDILALSNDIHSFVSMFPSPS; via the coding sequence atgaaaattgTTAAAGAACTTtctaaaaaagggaaaataaAATGGCGAAGATTCATCAGCTCCCAGTCTTTACAAAATTACAAcagtttaaaaaatgtagatgaggataattataatattttgtcaacatataaaaataaaagttatttaaatttatcgATATGCAATAATGTCATACCTAAATATGTGCACGATTGTTTagtaaataatttgaataaaaatgcTACTCTTAATTTGgaacatttaaaaataattgaagATAGAGCTTTAGCGGCATTTAATTTGGAGAATAAATATTGGGGATGTGTATTTAATACTTCTAGCCATACAGAATATACTAATTCAATGGAtgaatattttcttttaaagctttttaaaaattttgtaaattatCAAAGCAAAATAATGATTATAACATTCACACTTTTGGGAAAAGAACttcaagaaaaaaataataaagaggAAAGTCGAATGGATAAAAATATCCTTgatgaattttataatattttatatataaaaaataatgataaaattaattatatggaaataaaaaatcaatgCGAGCAATTTAACCCAGACTTAATTTATATAGACGAAACAAATAACCCATATAATTTcaattatgaatttattacAACTTTGAGAAATATaaagagaaaaataaataataatgtttaTAATGGAAAATCCGGTGTAGAAGATAAAAACAATACACTAGTAATAACAAACATAAGTAATAAAGCCAGTTTCATCATTggaaattttatttcatccCCCTTTTCACAAGCAGACATCGTTTTTTCTTATTTGAATGAAAATATTCGTGCAAATAATtgttacataattttttatagaaaaggatttaaaaatattagtaCACAAGGTAAATTAATTTGTTATGAATACgaagataatttaaaaaaaacatattttcaaaataatgtaaataacATAATTTGTTCATTATCAACATCATTTAAATGCATACAAAATTGTGAAtttaaagaatatatataccaaataaataaaaatattaatatcttatttttatatttaaataaaaaatatttcaatatacattttgatcaaaataataattttttaaacacTGCATGCTCTAATTCGCTTTTTAATATTCAAGAGtatcatatattttgcaaaaaactaaatatattttttgatattataaacataaataaaagCACATATGTACAAAAATCTTTTAATATAggaacaaattatttaacaGCTTTAGGAATGGAAGAACATGATATGAAATATGTGTCTGAATTTATAAATCAATcgattttattatatttatatacgaAACAAAAATCCGCAAATTCAAACTTAACATTTTTAGAATATTTGGAGAGTAGTTTTATATCGTCTGACATTTTGGCGCTTTCTAATGATATACATTCTTTCGTTTCTATGTTTCCATCCCCATCATAA